Proteins from a genomic interval of Streptomyces sp. NBC_01445:
- a CDS encoding branched-chain amino acid ABC transporter ATP-binding protein/permease yields MKPRVAAVAAIVIAAWALPYGLDSYTIHVVNIALIYALLAIGMGLAMGISGQINLAQVAFFGVGAYGIAILTTHSGYGFWAAAVLALLAAVAVGLFVGLPALRMQSHYLGIVTLGLALGFINWITNATITGGADGISGIPVPTLPGIDLSSEYLYYYLEAIVFAVGLFFGLFVVHTALGRRLRAMRDDSLAAGAMGAEIPLLRMTAFLLASLYGGLAGILYGGLIRYVAPETFSISNMFILLAMVIIGGRRSLVGCVVGAIGLTLVREWLSDFSTYAQLGYGVVVVLMVVFAPTGLAGVPARLRDLYRRRRGHRTTRAELRSFTPYEPVEYTSHQQPVLLQIDAVTKQFRGLRALDEVSLSVGAGEIRGIVGPNGSGKTTLFNVISGFYRATSGSVCFADTETTTARPYALSLAGMARTFQNLRLFGQLTVRENILVALDRSRTRAIWRYAVWQPGVVAQERRLRAAADETLDRYGLGDFAEAAPTSLPYGIQRRIEIARAMASKPRLLLLDEPAAGLNGEEVQQLVRIVRSIRDSGTTVVLIEHNMGLVMSLCEKVTVLSSGKIIAEGTPQEVVAAPEVIEAYLGDSELSELGLDETAGADPSVTPGPGRTKEATS; encoded by the coding sequence ATGAAGCCACGCGTCGCAGCAGTCGCCGCGATCGTCATCGCGGCCTGGGCCCTGCCCTACGGCCTGGACAGCTACACCATCCACGTCGTCAACATCGCCCTCATCTACGCCCTGCTCGCCATCGGCATGGGCCTGGCCATGGGAATCTCCGGCCAGATCAACCTCGCCCAAGTCGCCTTCTTCGGCGTCGGCGCCTACGGCATCGCCATCCTCACCACCCACTCCGGATACGGATTCTGGGCAGCCGCCGTGCTCGCCCTCCTGGCCGCCGTCGCGGTCGGCCTGTTCGTCGGCCTCCCCGCCCTGCGCATGCAGTCCCACTACCTCGGGATCGTCACCCTCGGCCTGGCACTCGGATTCATCAACTGGATCACCAACGCCACCATCACAGGCGGCGCCGACGGCATATCCGGAATCCCGGTGCCCACCCTCCCCGGCATCGACCTCTCCAGCGAGTACCTCTACTACTACCTGGAAGCCATCGTCTTCGCCGTCGGCCTGTTCTTCGGCCTCTTCGTCGTCCACACCGCCCTGGGCCGACGTCTGCGAGCGATGCGGGACGACTCCCTGGCAGCGGGTGCCATGGGAGCCGAGATCCCGCTCCTGCGGATGACGGCATTTCTGCTCGCCAGCCTCTACGGCGGACTCGCCGGAATCCTCTACGGCGGCCTCATCCGCTACGTGGCGCCCGAGACCTTCTCCATCAGCAACATGTTCATCCTTCTCGCCATGGTCATCATCGGCGGCCGCCGCTCCCTCGTCGGATGCGTGGTCGGCGCGATCGGCCTGACACTCGTACGGGAGTGGCTCTCGGACTTCTCCACCTACGCCCAACTCGGATACGGCGTCGTCGTCGTGCTCATGGTCGTCTTCGCGCCCACCGGCCTGGCCGGCGTCCCCGCACGCCTTCGCGACCTGTACCGGCGCCGCCGCGGCCACCGCACCACTCGCGCCGAACTCCGCTCCTTCACCCCGTACGAGCCGGTCGAGTACACCTCGCACCAGCAGCCGGTGCTGCTCCAGATCGACGCGGTGACCAAGCAATTCAGGGGACTACGAGCCCTGGACGAGGTCTCACTCTCCGTGGGCGCAGGCGAGATCCGAGGCATCGTCGGCCCCAACGGCTCGGGCAAAACGACCCTGTTCAACGTGATCAGCGGCTTCTACCGGGCCACATCGGGATCGGTGTGCTTCGCCGACACCGAGACCACCACGGCACGCCCTTACGCTCTGTCGCTGGCCGGAATGGCACGTACCTTCCAAAACCTGCGTCTGTTCGGGCAGTTGACGGTCCGCGAGAACATCCTCGTCGCGCTCGACCGGTCCCGGACCCGTGCGATCTGGCGGTACGCCGTATGGCAGCCGGGCGTCGTGGCGCAGGAACGGCGACTGCGTGCCGCGGCGGACGAGACCCTCGACCGCTACGGTCTGGGTGACTTCGCCGAGGCGGCACCCACCTCGCTGCCCTACGGCATCCAACGCCGCATTGAAATCGCCCGCGCCATGGCCAGCAAGCCGCGCCTGCTCCTTCTCGACGAACCGGCGGCGGGGCTCAACGGCGAGGAGGTCCAGCAACTCGTCAGAATCGTCCGCTCGATCCGCGACAGCGGCACCACGGTCGTTCTCATCGAGCACAACATGGGCCTGGTCATGTCGCTGTGCGAAAAGGTCACGGTCCTGTCCAGCGGCAAGATCATCGCGGAAGGTACGCCACAGGAAGTCGTCGCGGCCCCCGAAGTCATCGAGGCCTACCTCGGGGACTCCGAACTGAGCGAGCTGGGCCTGGACGAGACGGCGGGCGCCGATCCCTCGGTCACCCCAGGGCCGGGCCGCACCAAGGAGGCCACCTCGTGA
- a CDS encoding ABC transporter ATP-binding protein, with amino-acid sequence MIATDTRQVSRLTVEDLSVHYGGVCAVSNIGFTVEPGESVGIIGANGAGKTSTLKALMGLVPRTTGRISLGSHDLSKAKARDMVRHGIGYVPEGRHVFPGLPVEKNLLLGAYARPWNKDTHHQLDEIYALFPVLGEMRNRLAGALSGGQQQMLAIGRALMSRPNLLILDEPSMGLSPKLVGNILDVLLKLRQEGLSLLLVEQNAKLTFGVTSHCIVMENGEAAMTGTSSALSHDPRVREVYLGL; translated from the coding sequence GTGATCGCCACCGACACGCGCCAGGTGTCCCGTCTGACCGTCGAGGACCTGAGCGTGCACTACGGCGGGGTCTGCGCCGTCAGCAACATCGGATTCACCGTAGAACCCGGCGAGTCCGTCGGCATCATCGGCGCCAACGGCGCAGGCAAGACCTCCACCCTGAAAGCGCTGATGGGTCTCGTCCCACGCACCACGGGCCGCATCAGCCTGGGGAGCCATGACCTGTCCAAGGCCAAGGCGCGGGACATGGTCCGCCACGGCATCGGTTACGTACCCGAAGGACGACACGTCTTCCCGGGCCTGCCGGTGGAGAAGAACCTGCTGCTGGGCGCCTACGCGCGCCCCTGGAACAAGGACACCCACCACCAACTGGACGAGATCTACGCTCTCTTCCCCGTCCTGGGGGAGATGCGTAACCGCCTGGCCGGCGCACTCTCGGGCGGCCAACAGCAGATGCTCGCCATCGGCCGGGCCCTGATGAGCCGACCGAACCTGCTCATCCTCGACGAGCCGTCGATGGGCCTGTCCCCGAAGCTCGTCGGCAACATCCTGGACGTACTGTTGAAGCTCCGCCAGGAAGGCCTGAGTCTGCTGCTGGTGGAGCAGAACGCCAAACTCACCTTCGGAGTCACCAGCCACTGCATCGTCATGGAGAACGGCGAAGCCGCGATGACCGGAACCTCGTCCGCGCTCAGTCACGATCCGCGTGTTCGGGAGGTCTACCTGGGCCTGTGA
- a CDS encoding shikimate dehydrogenase, with product MAQNSYLLALVGAGIARSLSPELHEREAQRHGVRCLYRLLDVELPQDAPGEHLQDLVRSASLLGFAGLNITHPYKRLVMPHIYELAPSALRVGAVNTLVFRPDGTTVGHNTDLAGFAAAFARGLPGVRLGQVVQLGAGGAGAAVAHAFLDLGVQRLSIADPCADRAHDLAKDLNEAAGANWAEGCTAGEAEARTQEADGLVNASPIGTEHHPRLPLDPKALHAGLWVADVNYHPLRTPLLHAASALGCAVLHGGGMLVHQAAASFRLFTGLEPKASHMLADFADLTADRLAHS from the coding sequence GTGGCCCAGAACTCGTACCTCCTCGCTCTCGTCGGAGCGGGCATCGCAAGGTCCCTCAGCCCCGAACTCCATGAGCGTGAGGCCCAACGGCATGGCGTGCGCTGCCTCTACCGGCTTCTGGACGTCGAACTGCCACAGGATGCGCCCGGCGAACACCTCCAGGACCTCGTGCGATCCGCCAGCCTGCTCGGCTTCGCCGGCCTGAACATCACCCACCCCTACAAGCGCCTCGTGATGCCGCACATCTATGAACTCGCCCCGTCGGCGCTGCGGGTGGGCGCCGTCAACACGTTGGTGTTCAGGCCGGACGGCACGACCGTCGGCCACAACACGGATCTGGCCGGATTCGCGGCGGCGTTCGCACGAGGCCTGCCCGGCGTGCGTCTGGGGCAGGTGGTGCAACTGGGCGCGGGCGGTGCCGGAGCGGCGGTCGCCCACGCGTTCCTCGACCTCGGAGTCCAGCGCCTGTCGATAGCCGACCCCTGCGCCGACCGTGCCCACGACCTGGCGAAGGACCTGAACGAAGCCGCTGGTGCGAACTGGGCCGAGGGGTGCACGGCGGGGGAAGCGGAGGCCAGGACGCAAGAGGCCGACGGCCTCGTCAACGCCTCGCCCATCGGCACCGAGCACCACCCTCGTCTCCCTCTGGACCCAAAGGCGTTGCATGCGGGCCTCTGGGTGGCGGACGTCAACTATCACCCGCTCCGGACGCCGCTCCTGCATGCGGCCAGTGCGTTGGGATGCGCAGTTCTGCACGGCGGAGGGATGCTGGTCCACCAGGCAGCCGCCTCGTTTCGCCTCTTCACCGGACTGGAGCCTAAGGCATCTCACATGCTCGCGGACTTCGCCGACCTGACCGCTGACCGGTTGGCCCACTCGTGA
- a CDS encoding proline racemase family protein, whose translation MRSRRTLHAVDSHTEGMPTRVIVGGVGTIPGATMAERRLHFMEHSDDIRTLLMYEPRGHSAMSGAILQPPTRPDADYGVLFIEVSGLLPMCGHGTIGVATVLVETGMVPVVEPVTTIRLDTPAGLIVASVAVEDGAATAVTIENVPSFAHALDQKVEVPGFGEVGYDLAFGGNFYAIVELAHLGLPFDRSRAQDLLAAGLSIMDAVNERARPVHPERDDINGCHHVYLKAPGSTAELSRHAMAIHPGWFDRSPCGTGTSARMAQLHARGELGLGDEFVNESFIGTRFTGRLLGETTVGTRPAVLPSITGRAWVTGTSQFHLDPTDPFPAGFLL comes from the coding sequence GTGAGGTCCCGTCGTACGCTCCATGCCGTCGACTCGCACACCGAGGGCATGCCCACGCGGGTGATCGTCGGCGGGGTAGGGACGATCCCCGGTGCGACCATGGCCGAGCGCCGGCTCCACTTCATGGAGCACAGCGACGACATACGCACCCTTCTGATGTACGAGCCGCGCGGCCACAGCGCGATGAGCGGCGCGATCCTGCAGCCGCCGACCCGCCCCGACGCCGACTACGGCGTGCTGTTCATCGAGGTGTCCGGGCTACTGCCGATGTGCGGCCATGGCACGATCGGCGTCGCGACCGTCCTCGTCGAGACGGGGATGGTGCCCGTCGTCGAACCGGTCACGACGATCCGGCTCGACACCCCCGCCGGGCTCATCGTCGCGTCGGTGGCGGTGGAGGACGGCGCGGCGACGGCGGTGACGATCGAGAACGTGCCGTCGTTCGCCCACGCCCTCGACCAGAAGGTGGAGGTGCCCGGCTTCGGCGAGGTGGGTTACGACCTGGCCTTCGGCGGCAACTTCTACGCAATCGTCGAACTCGCCCACCTGGGGCTGCCGTTCGACCGCTCCCGGGCGCAGGACCTGCTCGCCGCGGGACTGTCGATCATGGACGCGGTGAACGAACGCGCCCGGCCGGTGCACCCGGAACGGGACGACATCAACGGCTGCCATCACGTCTATCTGAAGGCGCCCGGCTCGACCGCCGAACTGTCCCGGCACGCCATGGCCATCCATCCCGGCTGGTTCGACCGCTCCCCCTGCGGCACAGGGACCAGCGCGCGGATGGCGCAGCTGCACGCGCGCGGGGAGCTGGGCCTCGGCGACGAGTTCGTGAACGAGTCGTTCATCGGGACGCGGTTCACGGGCCGGTTGCTCGGCGAGACGACGGTCGGGACGCGCCCCGCGGTGCTGCCGTCCATCACGGGCCGAGCCTGGGTCACCGGGACCTCGCAGTTCCATCTCGACCCGACCGACCCATTCCCCGCGGGTTTTCTGCTATGA
- a CDS encoding dihydrodipicolinate synthase family protein, with amino-acid sequence MFSPATPWHGVHVATALPFHDDLSVDYDAFAEHVRFLAAGGCDGVAPNGSLGEYQTLTAEERARVVETAVEAAPDGFGVMPGVAAYGSMEACRWAEQAAEAGATSLLLLPPNTFRAEPQAVVAHYREVAKVGLPVVAYNNPFDTKVDLTPELLAELYHEGTIVGVKEFSSDVRRAYQISELAAGLDLLIGADDVLVELGLAGATGWIAGYPNMVPESTVELYRLATSGDPADLARALPMYRDLHPLLRWDSKVEFVQSIKLSMDIAGLKGGPCRPPRLPLAPKLVERITADTEAVLSKGYK; translated from the coding sequence ATGTTCAGTCCCGCCACGCCCTGGCACGGCGTCCATGTCGCGACGGCGCTCCCCTTCCATGACGATCTCTCGGTCGACTACGACGCGTTCGCCGAGCACGTGCGGTTCCTCGCCGCGGGCGGCTGCGACGGGGTGGCGCCCAACGGTTCACTCGGCGAGTACCAGACGCTGACCGCCGAAGAGCGGGCCCGCGTCGTGGAGACTGCGGTCGAGGCGGCGCCCGACGGGTTCGGCGTCATGCCGGGGGTCGCCGCATACGGCTCGATGGAGGCGTGCCGCTGGGCCGAACAGGCCGCCGAGGCCGGCGCCACGTCGCTCCTGCTGTTGCCGCCGAACACCTTCCGTGCCGAGCCGCAGGCCGTCGTCGCGCACTACCGCGAGGTCGCCAAGGTGGGCCTGCCGGTCGTCGCGTACAACAACCCGTTCGACACCAAGGTCGACCTGACGCCCGAGCTGCTCGCCGAGCTGTACCACGAGGGCACGATCGTGGGCGTCAAGGAGTTCAGCAGTGACGTCCGACGGGCTTACCAGATCAGCGAGTTGGCGGCGGGCCTCGATCTGCTGATCGGCGCCGACGACGTGCTCGTCGAGCTGGGTCTCGCGGGGGCCACCGGCTGGATCGCCGGGTATCCGAACATGGTTCCCGAGTCCACGGTCGAGCTCTACCGCCTGGCCACGTCCGGCGACCCCGCCGACCTGGCCAGGGCGCTGCCGATGTACCGGGATCTGCATCCGCTGCTGCGCTGGGACTCGAAGGTCGAGTTCGTCCAGTCGATCAAGCTGTCGATGGACATCGCGGGCCTCAAGGGCGGCCCGTGCCGTCCGCCGCGCCTTCCGCTCGCCCCGAAGCTGGTGGAACGCATCACCGCCGACACCGAGGCCGTCCTCTCCAAGGGGTACAAGTGA
- a CDS encoding aminopeptidase P family protein, giving the protein MREGRPPKLTEIPAFNTYMGTGWGTPDRTAPVVPGAPEAAAEHRARLAEALPGRTVVLAAGEAPVRSNDTAYDFRPDSDFYWVTGCAVENAVVVLRSGDATLYIPPPAYPGEQGFWRDARYGELWVGAAPGFDDWSKALGIDVRPLAELTEQVTADEEVGRTLAELRMFKDPWEIGQLRRAVDRTVGGFAAVVREIPAAIEGPGERWLQGTFDRYARAYGNGPGYASIVGSGRHAPTLHWVRCDGPVLPDELLLLDMGVEVHSHYTADVTRTFPTSGRFSTAQRQVHDLVEKAHRAGLAAVGPGRRFSDFHHACMEVIAHGLADWGLLPVSVDEALSDTGQHHRRYLVCGIGHHLGLDVHDCARAADEAYLGADMAPGMVLTVEPGLYFHAHDLTVPPELRGIGVRIEDDILVTPQGSEVLSAALPLDASGLEKWMTAAGSTS; this is encoded by the coding sequence ATGCGTGAGGGCAGGCCCCCGAAGCTGACCGAAATCCCGGCATTCAACACCTACATGGGCACGGGCTGGGGCACGCCCGACCGCACCGCACCCGTCGTCCCCGGCGCCCCGGAAGCGGCCGCCGAGCATCGGGCCCGGCTCGCCGAGGCCCTGCCCGGCAGAACCGTCGTGCTGGCCGCCGGCGAGGCGCCGGTGCGCAGCAACGACACAGCGTACGACTTCCGCCCGGACAGCGACTTCTACTGGGTGACGGGCTGCGCCGTCGAGAACGCGGTCGTGGTGCTCCGGTCCGGCGACGCCACTCTCTACATACCGCCGCCCGCCTACCCCGGCGAGCAGGGATTCTGGCGCGACGCCCGGTATGGCGAGCTGTGGGTGGGGGCCGCGCCCGGTTTCGACGACTGGTCGAAGGCGCTGGGCATCGACGTCCGTCCCCTGGCCGAGCTCACCGAGCAGGTGACCGCCGACGAGGAGGTCGGCCGCACGCTGGCCGAGCTTCGCATGTTCAAGGACCCTTGGGAGATCGGGCAGCTGAGGCGGGCGGTGGACCGCACCGTCGGGGGCTTCGCCGCGGTCGTCCGGGAGATACCCGCCGCGATCGAGGGCCCCGGGGAGCGCTGGCTGCAGGGCACCTTCGACCGCTACGCCCGCGCGTACGGCAACGGCCCCGGCTACGCGTCGATCGTCGGCAGCGGCCGGCACGCCCCGACGCTGCACTGGGTGCGCTGCGACGGCCCGGTCCTGCCCGACGAACTGCTCCTGCTCGACATGGGCGTCGAGGTCCACAGCCACTACACCGCCGACGTCACCCGCACGTTCCCCACCTCGGGACGGTTCTCCACCGCCCAGCGGCAGGTGCACGACCTGGTGGAGAAGGCGCACCGGGCCGGTCTCGCCGCGGTCGGCCCCGGCCGCCGGTTCTCCGACTTCCACCACGCCTGCATGGAGGTGATCGCGCACGGCCTCGCCGACTGGGGACTGCTGCCGGTCTCCGTCGACGAGGCGCTCTCCGACACCGGCCAGCACCACCGCCGCTACCTGGTGTGCGGCATCGGCCACCACCTCGGCCTCGACGTCCACGACTGCGCGCGCGCCGCCGACGAGGCCTACCTGGGCGCCGACATGGCCCCCGGGATGGTGCTCACGGTCGAGCCCGGCCTGTACTTCCACGCGCACGACCTCACCGTTCCGCCGGAGCTGCGCGGCATCGGCGTACGGATCGAGGACGACATCCTGGTCACCCCGCAAGGCTCCGAAGTGCTGTCCGCTGCACTGCCGTTGGACGCCTCGGGCCTGGAGAAATGGATGACGGCAGCCGGGTCGACGTCCTGA
- a CDS encoding alpha/beta fold hydrolase produces MTVEYTIPGMRVREHLVDVPLDWSDPSRGTIQVFVRDLAAPTRAGEDLPCLVYLQGGPGGKGPRPVDHGGWLGKALKTHRVVLVDQRGTGRSSRVDGRRMSAFASAREGADFLARFRADAIVADHEHVRKTLYGGRRWATLGQSYGGFLTLTYLSRVPEGLSACYVTGGLPGLDPSAAEVYRRTYPRVAAKNELFYRRYPHQVENVDRIADRLAAGDVRLPDGDVLTVRRLQSLGIDFGMKPGHERMHWLLDEAFSGDELSAAFLHQVLARTSYSDNPLFAALQESIYGHGAGATGWAAQAELARHPGFAEDARPLLFTGEMMYPWMFAEIAELRPFQGAVELLAERTEWPPLYDLDRLAANEVPLAAAVYYDDMYVDAGLQLDTAARVGNVQTWVTNEYEHDGIRDGRVFTRLHELVRDAGGEITDA; encoded by the coding sequence ATGACCGTCGAATACACGATCCCCGGCATGCGGGTGCGCGAGCACCTGGTCGACGTGCCGCTCGACTGGTCGGACCCGTCCCGGGGCACGATCCAGGTCTTCGTCCGCGACCTCGCCGCCCCCACCCGGGCCGGCGAGGACCTGCCCTGCCTCGTCTATCTGCAGGGCGGCCCCGGCGGCAAGGGGCCGCGCCCTGTGGACCACGGCGGCTGGCTCGGCAAGGCGCTGAAGACACACCGGGTGGTCCTGGTCGACCAGCGCGGCACGGGCCGCAGCAGCCGGGTCGACGGGCGCCGGATGAGCGCGTTCGCGTCCGCCCGCGAGGGTGCGGACTTCCTGGCCCGCTTCCGGGCCGACGCGATCGTGGCGGACCACGAGCACGTACGGAAGACCCTGTACGGGGGCCGGCGTTGGGCGACGCTGGGCCAGTCGTACGGGGGCTTCCTGACCCTGACGTATCTGTCGCGGGTCCCCGAGGGGCTCAGCGCCTGCTACGTCACCGGCGGGCTGCCCGGCCTCGACCCGTCGGCCGCCGAGGTCTACCGGCGTACGTATCCACGGGTGGCAGCGAAGAACGAGCTGTTCTACCGGCGTTACCCGCACCAGGTCGAGAACGTCGACCGGATCGCCGACCGGCTGGCCGCGGGCGACGTGCGGCTGCCGGACGGGGATGTGCTGACCGTACGGCGGCTGCAGTCGCTCGGCATCGACTTCGGCATGAAGCCGGGCCACGAGCGGATGCACTGGCTGCTCGACGAGGCGTTCAGCGGCGACGAGCTCTCGGCGGCGTTCCTGCACCAGGTGCTGGCCCGCACGTCGTACAGCGATAACCCGCTGTTCGCTGCGCTCCAGGAGAGCATCTACGGGCACGGCGCCGGGGCCACCGGATGGGCGGCGCAGGCCGAGCTGGCCCGGCATCCGGGGTTCGCCGAGGATGCCCGGCCGCTTCTGTTCACCGGCGAGATGATGTATCCCTGGATGTTCGCGGAGATCGCCGAACTGCGGCCGTTCCAAGGGGCGGTGGAACTGCTGGCCGAGCGCACGGAGTGGCCGCCGCTGTACGACCTCGACCGGCTGGCCGCCAACGAGGTCCCCCTCGCCGCCGCCGTCTACTACGACGACATGTACGTGGACGCCGGCCTGCAGCTGGACACGGCCGCCCGGGTCGGCAACGTGCAGACCTGGGTCACCAACGAGTACGAACACGACGGCATCCGCGACGGGCGGGTCTTCACCCGCCTCCACGAGCTGGTGCGCGACGCAGGAGGAGAGATCACCGATGCGTGA
- a CDS encoding ABC transporter ATP-binding protein, whose product MSEVLLSARDLIKRFTTRGLYGRKSEFTAVDGVSFDVRLGETLALVGESGSGKSTSARMAAKLMEPSAGTLEFEGEDITHATSAQLARYRADVQVVFQDPFSSLNPRHTVERILMAPLDYQGIAPKGGRRAHTRELMERVGLNPDHALRYPAQFSGGQAQRIGIARALAVNPKLVICDEAVSALDVSVQAQILELLMRLQRESGFSYIFIAHDLAVVRRIAQRVAVMSTGKIVEQGPCDRVFDDPQDPYTQTLLAAIPRINPEWERKRKAATA is encoded by the coding sequence ATGAGTGAGGTACTGCTCAGCGCCCGCGACCTGATCAAGCGGTTCACGACCCGCGGTCTCTACGGCCGCAAGAGCGAGTTCACGGCCGTGGACGGCGTCAGCTTCGACGTGCGGCTCGGCGAGACCCTCGCGCTGGTCGGCGAGTCCGGCAGCGGCAAGTCCACCAGCGCGCGGATGGCCGCCAAGCTGATGGAACCGAGCGCGGGCACCCTGGAGTTCGAAGGCGAGGACATCACCCACGCCACGAGTGCGCAGCTCGCCCGCTACCGCGCCGATGTGCAGGTCGTCTTCCAGGACCCGTTCTCGTCGCTCAACCCGCGGCACACCGTCGAGCGCATCCTCATGGCGCCGCTCGACTACCAGGGCATCGCGCCCAAGGGCGGCCGGCGGGCCCACACCCGGGAGCTCATGGAGCGGGTCGGCCTCAACCCCGACCATGCGCTGCGCTATCCGGCGCAGTTCTCCGGCGGGCAGGCGCAGCGCATCGGCATCGCCCGCGCGCTCGCGGTCAACCCGAAGCTGGTGATCTGCGACGAGGCCGTCTCCGCGCTGGACGTGTCGGTGCAGGCGCAGATCCTGGAGCTGCTGATGCGGCTGCAGCGGGAGAGCGGATTCTCGTACATCTTCATCGCCCACGACCTCGCCGTGGTCCGGCGGATCGCGCAGCGGGTGGCGGTGATGAGCACGGGGAAGATCGTCGAACAGGGGCCGTGCGACCGGGTCTTCGACGACCCGCAGGACCCGTACACGCAGACGCTGCTGGCGGCGATACCCCGGATCAATCCGGAGTGGGAGCGCAAGCGGAAGGCGGCCACCGCATGA
- a CDS encoding ABC transporter ATP-binding protein, whose protein sequence is MSELLAVENLTVTLPTTRGPVDVVKDVSFTVRRNETVGIVGESGSGKSMTSLAIMGLLPRGAVTKGSVTLDGVELLGRTDREMRKIRGEQAAMIFQDPLSSLNPYYTVGLQIEEMYRAHRDASRAEARQVAIEALERVGIPEPGSRVGHYPHQFSGGQRQRIMIAMALVCSPALLIADEPTTALDVTVQAQILRLLAGLQDTTRTGMVFITHDLAVISSIADRVLVMCQGEQVEYGSAERIFSAPEHVYTRKLLDSIPRIDDALPEENLPADEVIA, encoded by the coding sequence ATGAGCGAGCTGCTTGCGGTGGAGAACCTCACCGTGACCCTGCCGACCACGCGCGGTCCCGTGGACGTCGTCAAGGACGTGTCGTTCACGGTCAGGCGCAACGAGACCGTCGGCATCGTCGGCGAGTCCGGCTCAGGCAAGTCGATGACCAGCCTGGCCATCATGGGCCTGCTGCCGCGCGGGGCCGTGACGAAGGGCAGCGTCACGCTGGACGGCGTCGAGCTCCTCGGCCGTACGGACCGGGAGATGCGCAAGATCCGGGGCGAGCAGGCGGCCATGATCTTCCAGGACCCGCTGTCCTCGCTGAACCCGTACTACACCGTCGGCCTGCAGATCGAGGAGATGTACCGGGCTCACCGGGACGCCTCGCGAGCGGAGGCCAGGCAGGTCGCCATCGAGGCGCTGGAGCGGGTCGGCATCCCGGAGCCCGGCAGCCGGGTGGGCCACTACCCGCACCAGTTCTCCGGCGGGCAGCGGCAGCGCATCATGATCGCGATGGCGCTGGTCTGCTCGCCCGCGCTGCTCATCGCCGACGAGCCGACCACGGCCCTGGACGTCACCGTCCAGGCCCAGATCCTGCGCCTGCTCGCCGGCCTGCAGGACACGACCCGTACCGGGATGGTCTTCATCACCCACGACCTCGCCGTGATCAGCTCGATCGCGGACCGGGTGCTGGTGATGTGCCAGGGCGAGCAGGTCGAGTACGGGAGTGCCGAGCGGATCTTCTCGGCGCCCGAGCACGTGTACACGCGCAAGCTGCTCGACAGCATCCCGCGGATCGACGACGCCCTGCCCGAGGAAAACCTTCCCGCCGACGAGGTGATCGCATGA
- a CDS encoding ABC transporter permease produces MARYLAGRLAGLVLILFLICLFTYLIFFELSPDPALMICGKTCTPDRVSQIRDALGINEPFLTQFWHFVTGIVAGRDYGSGNDLVHCAAPCLGYSFQTSQPVTGMIIERLPATATLAVGAAALWLLVGIAAGLLSAVKEGTWWDKVAMNLTLGGASVPNFVLALALQYLLVVKLKLLPFPSAVAFSDNPGLWFDSYLMPWIVLATGAACLYARLTRANVIDTLAENFMRTARSKGLSPLLTMRRHALRPALTPVVTIFGMDFASLLGGALITESVYGLNGVGKLAADSIEKNDQPVIMAVTLLAAFLVVMGNVVVDLLYTALDPRVRIR; encoded by the coding sequence ATGGCCCGCTATCTCGCCGGGCGGCTCGCCGGCCTCGTACTGATCCTCTTTCTGATCTGCCTGTTCACCTATCTCATCTTCTTCGAGCTGTCGCCGGATCCCGCGCTGATGATCTGCGGGAAAACCTGCACGCCGGACCGGGTCTCGCAGATCCGGGATGCCCTCGGCATCAACGAGCCGTTTCTCACCCAGTTCTGGCACTTCGTGACCGGCATCGTCGCCGGGCGGGACTACGGGTCCGGGAATGACCTCGTGCACTGCGCGGCGCCTTGCCTCGGGTACTCGTTCCAGACCAGCCAGCCGGTCACGGGGATGATCATCGAGCGGCTGCCGGCCACCGCCACCCTCGCGGTCGGCGCGGCCGCGCTCTGGCTGCTCGTCGGCATCGCCGCGGGCCTGCTCAGCGCGGTCAAGGAGGGCACCTGGTGGGACAAGGTCGCGATGAACCTCACCCTGGGCGGCGCGAGCGTCCCCAACTTCGTGCTCGCGCTGGCGCTGCAGTACCTGCTGGTGGTCAAGTTGAAGCTGCTGCCGTTCCCGTCGGCCGTGGCGTTCTCGGACAATCCGGGGCTGTGGTTCGACTCGTACCTCATGCCGTGGATCGTGCTCGCCACCGGCGCCGCCTGTCTGTACGCCCGGCTGACGCGGGCGAACGTCATCGACACGCTGGCCGAGAACTTCATGCGGACCGCCCGGTCCAAGGGCCTCTCGCCCCTGCTGACGATGCGCCGGCACGCGCTGCGCCCCGCGCTCACCCCGGTCGTCACGATCTTCGGGATGGACTTCGCGAGCCTGCTCGGCGGCGCGCTCATCACCGAGTCCGTCTACGGCCTCAACGGTGTCGGCAAGCTGGCCGCCGACTCGATCGAGAAGAACGACCAGCCGGTCATCATGGCGGTCACGCTGCTCGCGGCCTTCCTCGTGGTCATGGGCAACGTCGTGGTCGACCTCCTCTACACCGCCCTCGACCCGCGAGTGAGGATCCGATGA